One window of the Rhipicephalus microplus isolate Deutch F79 chromosome 2, USDA_Rmic, whole genome shotgun sequence genome contains the following:
- the LOC142784665 gene encoding uncharacterized protein LOC142784665: MCSRVGAVSAARVGRGIRCTEKPGEDFQVVLPQLPSGDSVLHTVFLHGNLKARPYRVEHVRDSLARLSLLPEVVALGAYQMNHVWAVTFKDDEGKKKMLAAESFDLKDHRCMVVDPRDRGVRLKLYWLLHGVPDEAVRVALTPYGKVTEISRDKWKVQGCNDKGSTTRSVTLRLHAGVSVDDLPHQLRVAEDMALVVIPGRAPLCLRCRAIGHIRRDCRVPRCGVCRRYGHDDAHCVRSYASIAGPGQTDEVSEHLMDAVDAEEASREDGYTEGPATPPEQSSGAALESTNKCDKHSGAPGTNLDTAAVENDATAASKSSSAAREGGPEATDAEMTKAGAIAFKRARETPDRTGNVDTSAINEPPTKTATGRRPTFKPRPNLSPDRRGTQTSAPP; the protein is encoded by the coding sequence atgtgctcccgcgtaggggcggtttcagcggcccgtgtgggccgcggtatcaggtgtaccgaaaagccaggcgaagatttccaggttgttctgcctcagctgccttcaggtgattccgttttgcacacggtttttttgcacggaaacttgaaagccaggccatatcgagtggagcatgtccgagacagccttgctcgtctttcgctgctgccggaagtggttgccctaggggcataccaaatgaatcatgtatgggcagtgacgttcaaggatgatgagggtaaaaagaagatgctggcggcggagtcttttgatctaaaggaccatcgctgtatggtggttgacccccgtgatcgaggtgtgcggctgaagttgtactggcttcttcatggcgtgccggacgaggctgtgcgagtcgccttaacgccctacggaaaagtgaccgagataagcagagataaatggaaggtgcagggttgcaatgataaaggttcaaccacgcggtcggtcacgctgaggctacacgcgggcgtgtccgtggacgacctgccacaccaactgCGAGTTGCGGAGGATATGGCGCTCGTCGTAATTCCTGGCAGAGCACCGCTATGCCTCCGATGCCGGGCTATCGGACACATTCGACGGGATTGCCGCGTGCCGCGCTGTGGGGTCTGTCGTCGCTATGGCCACGATGACGCCCACTGTGTGAGGTCGTACGCCAGCATTGCGGGCCCAGGCCAAACAGACGAAGTGTCTGAACACCTGATGGATGCCGTGGATGCCGAAGAAGCGAGCAGGGAAGACGGTTATACGGAAGGCCCTGCCACGCCCCCTGAACAGTCTTCTGGGGCCGCACTGGAATCTACCAATAAATGCGACAAGCACTCTGGTGCGCCAGGAACGAATTTAGACACGGCAGCAGTAGAGAACGACGCTACAGCAGCGAGCAAGTCAtcttcagctgcgcgagagggcggcccggaagcaacggacgccgagatgaccaaggccggtgctatcgcttttaagcgagctcgtgaaacacctgaccgtaccggaaatgttgacacgtcggccatcaatgaacctccaacaaagacggcgactggtcgtcggcctacctttaaaccacgaccaaacctgtctcctgaccgtaggggcactcaaacgtcggccccgccgtag